The following are encoded in a window of Phragmites australis chromosome 22, lpPhrAust1.1, whole genome shotgun sequence genomic DNA:
- the LOC133904260 gene encoding uncharacterized protein LOC133904260, whose amino-acid sequence MEEKSDEPWFGRRILGVAGAGAVAVAFFLLSGIGDSTDQDQTADDPPARPRRTMKAPDTGGMDISRDKFNENPKHYFKTNRQKGPKAAVDAFR is encoded by the coding sequence ATGGAGGAGAAAAGCGACGAGCCTTGGTTCGGCCGCCGCATCCTCGgagtcgccggcgccggcgccgtcgcAGTCGCCTTCTTCCTGCTGTCGGGGATCGGGGACAGTACAGACCAGGACCAGACGGCAGATGATCCGCCGGCCCGACCGAGGAGGACGATGAAAGCGCCGGACACCGGCGGCATGGACATCTCCCGCGACAAGTTCAATGAGAACCCGAAGCACTACTTCAAGACCAATCGCCAGAAGGGACCCAAGGCCGCCGTTGACGCTTTCCGGTAA